The following proteins are encoded in a genomic region of Halomicrobium zhouii:
- a CDS encoding cytochrome ubiquinol oxidase subunit I, which translates to MIDPVIASRLQFALTTIVHIIFPVMSMGLAPFLVYFTWREVRGGPPVYEQLRRFWTKVFAVSFVVGTVTGIVLEFEFGTNFAAFSAVAGELFGGPLALEGMMAFMLEATFLGVFVFGRERVSDALYFVSSVAVGLGTWLSAVWILVANSWMQTPRGYELVERGGREIVTLTDPAAAYLNPRFPYMFVHMQNAAVLSVALFMAGVAAYYVFRHHVWGYPVEGVSFWETTLKIALIALVITAPLQAIHGDLYARHVYETQPQKFAAMEAVWETDSYVPEYIVAFPTDLGDLTDPKAKEIFGIGIPGGASWLASGGDPGATITGLNEYDDAPPVAIVFWSFRIMVALGFWFILLGFWGVYRWWRGELYEDDLLHKALMLSSLLGILAVELGWIVTEVGRQPWVIQGVLRTSDGVSPGLTGGEATLTLAGFAVVYLGLLSLYTYVIVRIIRAGPPKRAELRTREAAPATPAEGTADD; encoded by the coding sequence ATGATCGACCCAGTGATCGCCAGTCGGCTCCAGTTCGCACTGACCACGATCGTCCACATCATCTTCCCCGTGATGAGCATGGGACTCGCGCCGTTTCTCGTCTACTTCACGTGGCGGGAGGTCCGCGGGGGGCCGCCGGTGTACGAACAGCTCCGGCGGTTCTGGACGAAGGTGTTCGCCGTCTCCTTCGTCGTGGGGACGGTGACCGGCATCGTCCTGGAGTTCGAGTTCGGCACCAACTTCGCGGCGTTCTCGGCGGTCGCTGGGGAACTGTTCGGTGGCCCGCTCGCGCTGGAGGGGATGATGGCGTTCATGCTGGAGGCGACGTTCCTCGGCGTGTTCGTCTTCGGGCGGGAACGCGTCAGTGACGCCCTGTACTTCGTCTCCTCGGTGGCGGTCGGGCTGGGGACCTGGCTCTCGGCGGTGTGGATCCTCGTCGCCAACTCGTGGATGCAGACGCCGCGGGGCTACGAGCTCGTCGAGCGCGGCGGTCGTGAGATCGTCACCCTCACCGACCCGGCGGCGGCGTACCTGAACCCGCGCTTTCCCTACATGTTCGTCCACATGCAGAACGCCGCCGTCCTCTCTGTCGCGCTGTTCATGGCGGGCGTCGCCGCCTACTACGTGTTCCGCCACCACGTCTGGGGGTACCCGGTCGAGGGCGTCTCGTTCTGGGAGACCACACTGAAGATCGCCCTGATCGCGCTCGTGATCACGGCGCCGCTCCAGGCGATCCACGGCGACCTCTACGCCCGCCACGTCTACGAGACCCAGCCCCAGAAGTTCGCCGCGATGGAGGCGGTCTGGGAGACGGACTCGTACGTCCCCGAGTACATCGTCGCCTTCCCGACCGACCTGGGCGACCTGACCGACCCGAAGGCCAAGGAAATCTTCGGCATCGGCATCCCCGGCGGCGCCTCGTGGCTGGCCAGCGGCGGCGATCCGGGGGCGACCATCACGGGACTGAACGAGTACGACGACGCGCCGCCGGTCGCCATCGTGTTCTGGTCGTTCCGGATCATGGTGGCGCTGGGGTTCTGGTTCATCCTGCTCGGGTTCTGGGGCGTCTATCGCTGGTGGCGGGGTGAACTCTACGAGGACGACCTCCTCCACAAGGCGCTGATGCTGTCGTCGCTCCTGGGCATCCTCGCCGTGGAACTGGGCTGGATCGTCACCGAGGTCGGTCGCCAGCCGTGGGTCATCCAGGGCGTCCTCCGCACATCAGACGGCGTCTCGCCCGGGTTGACGGGAGGTGAGGCGACCCTGACGCTCGCCGGGTTCGCGGTGGTCTACCTCGGCCTGCTCTCGCTGTACACCTACGTGATCGTCCGGATCATCCGCGCCGGCCCACCGAAGCGCGCGGAACTGCGAACGCGCGAGGCCGCCCCGGCGACCCCGGCGGAGGGGACCGCCGATGACTGA
- a CDS encoding helix-turn-helix domain-containing protein, protein MPDSMSEQLQQDMECEGLLECFHGLKQLDRECFQALVGSEEPLTVDEIAEAVDRERSTAYRAVQRLLQTGFIQKEQINYEQGGYYHVYLPTDPSNIADDMQRMLNDWYAKMGQLIQEFEDKYEQTETAAPVEG, encoded by the coding sequence ATGCCAGATTCGATGTCGGAACAACTCCAGCAGGACATGGAGTGCGAGGGGCTCCTCGAGTGTTTCCACGGACTCAAACAGCTCGACAGGGAGTGCTTCCAGGCGCTCGTCGGCTCCGAGGAACCGCTCACGGTCGACGAGATCGCCGAGGCCGTCGACCGCGAACGGTCGACCGCCTACCGCGCCGTCCAGCGCCTGCTCCAGACGGGCTTCATCCAGAAAGAACAGATCAACTACGAGCAGGGCGGCTACTACCACGTCTACCTTCCGACCGACCCCTCGAACATCGCCGACGACATGCAGCGGATGCTCAACGACTGGTACGCCAAGATGGGCCAGCTCATTCAGGAGTTCGAGGACAAGTACGAGCAGACCGAGACGGCCGCGCCCGTCGAAGGGTGA